Proteins from a single region of Bartonella sp. M0283:
- a CDS encoding glutathione S-transferase: MYQLHIANKNYSSWSLRPWVLMKTLGIKFEEIRHSFKPDNFDQFKVFSPSAKVPVLIDEDVTIWDSLAITEYLFESHASVWPEQRIARAWARSAAAEMHSSFQSLRTCCPMSVGVIAKLKQMTADLEKDIRRLDELFLSGLEEFSGPFLAGDKFTAVDAFFCPVAFRVRTYNLLLNRKSSDYVEKLLALPSMREWEKRALEEQERDPRQEAALDRYANREEDRRRKS, translated from the coding sequence ATGTACCAACTTCATATCGCTAACAAAAATTATTCCTCGTGGTCACTGCGGCCGTGGGTACTTATGAAAACTCTCGGTATAAAATTCGAGGAAATAAGGCATAGCTTCAAGCCGGATAATTTTGACCAGTTTAAGGTGTTTTCACCATCTGCAAAAGTTCCGGTTCTTATCGATGAAGATGTGACAATATGGGATAGTCTGGCAATAACGGAATATTTATTTGAAAGTCATGCTTCCGTTTGGCCGGAACAACGTATTGCCAGAGCATGGGCGCGTTCGGCAGCCGCTGAAATGCACTCTTCATTTCAATCATTGCGTACCTGCTGTCCGATGTCTGTCGGGGTTATTGCAAAGTTGAAACAAATGACAGCGGATTTGGAAAAAGACATTCGTAGATTGGATGAATTATTTCTGTCAGGCCTTGAAGAATTTTCCGGTCCGTTTCTAGCGGGGGACAAGTTTACGGCTGTCGACGCTTTTTTCTGTCCTGTGGCTTTTCGGGTTAGAACCTACAATCTTCTGTTAAACCGGAAATCATCGGACTATGTGGAAAAATTGCTTGCACTTCCTTCTATGCGGGAATGGGAAAAGCGGGCTTTGGAAGAACAAGAAAGAGATCCTAGGCAAGAGGCGGCGCTTGATCGCTATGCCAATCGTGAAGAGGATCGCAGAAGAAAATCATAA